In Brassica rapa cultivar Chiifu-401-42 chromosome A06, CAAS_Brap_v3.01, whole genome shotgun sequence, a single window of DNA contains:
- the LOC103875320 gene encoding D-cysteine desulfhydrase 2, mitochondrial isoform X2, with protein sequence MKVQRSTIFAVNAKSNLHHFHSSQAELESVSKLLDRKWGLQSPATPIHRISGIGKLSFLNNTRPRLGDEVSKKRSSFYILRDDLLHPLVNGNKARKLDALLPLLQDHKVTDLVTCGGCQSAHTAAVAVSCAERGVRSHLLLRGEQPEVLTGYSLVSTMYGNVEYVPRSKYANREEMLRTHADLVAGEDGSVLWVKDLEAMDGFSSSEAASSRKVLIVNEGAGDALALLGMFRLVKYLSEDHLLGKKSRVKFVVDAGTGTSAVGLGVAAMSLGLPWEINAVMLADTLQNYKRHEARLLEEFTRQFLPSIVCSSLDTIKWVERQRPRKFGKVLEGEVEMCRKIAQETGVLVDPMYTLAAWETATELVEDEESSIVVMLHTGGTLGMFGLAQRYKSFFTNSND encoded by the exons ATGAAGGTCCAACGGTCAACCATTTTCGCAGTCAACGCGAAATCAAACCTCCATCACTTTCACTCCTCTCAG GCTGAGCTCGAGTCCGTGTCGAAGTTACTCGATAGGAAGTGGGGATTACAGAGTCCCGCAACTCCAATTCATCGAATCAGTGGAATCGGCAAACTCTCCTTCTTGAACAACACTCGTCCACGTCTCGGAGACGAAGTCTCTAAAAAAAGATCGTCTTTTTACATTCTGAGAGACGATCTTTTGCATCCTCTTGTCAATGGTAACAAAGCTAGAAAGCTTGATGCTTTGTTACCGCTTCTTCAGGATCATAAAGTCACTGACTTG GTTACGTGTGGAGGTTGTCAAAGCGCACACACAGCTGCTGTTG CTGTTTCTTGTGCTGAGAGAGGTGTGAGATCACATCTGCTACTGCGTGGAGAGCAGCCTGAGGTTTTGACTGGTTATAGCCTCGTTTCAACTATGTATGGAAACGTTGAGTATGTTCCGAGATCGAAGTATGCGAATAGAGAGGAGATGCTGAGAACTCACGCTGATCTTGTCGCTGGGGAAGACGGTTCTGTGTTATGGGTTAAAGATCTTGAGGCTATGGATGGTTTTTCGAGTTCAGAAGCTGCTTCTTCTAGAAAGGTTTTGATCGTTAATGAAGGCGCAGGAGATGCTCTTGCGTTACTCG GTATGTTTCGGTTAGTGAAGTATTTGTCAGAAGATCATTTACTTGGGAAGAAGAGTCGTGTCAAGTTTGTAGTTGATGCTGGTACGGGAACATCTGCTGTGGGGTTAGGAGTTGCAGCTATGTCTTTGGG GCTTCCCTGGGAGATCAACGCAGTGATGTTAGCTGATACGCTCCAAAACTACAAGAGACATGAAGCTCGCTTGTTAGAAGAGTTTACCAGGCAGTTTCTTCCCTCTATCGTTTGCAGCAGCTTGGATACGATCAAATGGGTAGAACGTCAACGCCCAAGAAA GTTTGGGAAGGTCTTGGAAGGAGAAGTGGAGATGTGTCGGAAGATTGCCCAAGAGACGGGTGTTTTAGTGGATCCCATGTATACTTTAGCTGCTTGGGAGACGGCAACAGAGCTTGTGGAGGACGAGGAATCGAGCATTGTAGTGATGCTTCACACTGGAGGCACTCTTGGGATGTTTGGTCTTGCTCAAAGATATAAATCTTTCTTCACTAACTCGAACGATTAG
- the LOC103875320 gene encoding D-cysteine desulfhydrase 2, mitochondrial isoform X3, whose translation MVTKLESLMLCYRFFRIIKSLTWLRVEVVKAHTQLLLVKKTVSCAERGVRSHLLLRGEQPEVLTGYSLVSTMYGNVEYVPRSKYANREEMLRTHADLVAGEDGSVLWVKDLEAMDGFSSSEAASSRKVLIVNEGAGDALALLGMFRLVKYLSEDHLLGKKSRVKFVVDAGTGTSAVGLGVAAMSLGLPWEINAVMLADTLQNYKRHEARLLEEFTRQFLPSIVCSSLDTIKWVERQRPRKFGKVLEGEVEMCRKIAQETGVLVDPMYTLAAWETATELVEDEESSIVVMLHTGGTLGMFGLAQRYKSFFTNSND comes from the exons ATGGTAACAAAGCTAGAAAGCTTGATGCTTTGTTACCGCTTCTTCAGGATCATAAAGTCACTGACTTG GTTACGTGTGGAGGTTGTCAAAGCGCACACACAGCTGCTGTTGGTAAAAAAAA CTGTTTCTTGTGCTGAGAGAGGTGTGAGATCACATCTGCTACTGCGTGGAGAGCAGCCTGAGGTTTTGACTGGTTATAGCCTCGTTTCAACTATGTATGGAAACGTTGAGTATGTTCCGAGATCGAAGTATGCGAATAGAGAGGAGATGCTGAGAACTCACGCTGATCTTGTCGCTGGGGAAGACGGTTCTGTGTTATGGGTTAAAGATCTTGAGGCTATGGATGGTTTTTCGAGTTCAGAAGCTGCTTCTTCTAGAAAGGTTTTGATCGTTAATGAAGGCGCAGGAGATGCTCTTGCGTTACTCG GTATGTTTCGGTTAGTGAAGTATTTGTCAGAAGATCATTTACTTGGGAAGAAGAGTCGTGTCAAGTTTGTAGTTGATGCTGGTACGGGAACATCTGCTGTGGGGTTAGGAGTTGCAGCTATGTCTTTGGG GCTTCCCTGGGAGATCAACGCAGTGATGTTAGCTGATACGCTCCAAAACTACAAGAGACATGAAGCTCGCTTGTTAGAAGAGTTTACCAGGCAGTTTCTTCCCTCTATCGTTTGCAGCAGCTTGGATACGATCAAATGGGTAGAACGTCAACGCCCAAGAAA GTTTGGGAAGGTCTTGGAAGGAGAAGTGGAGATGTGTCGGAAGATTGCCCAAGAGACGGGTGTTTTAGTGGATCCCATGTATACTTTAGCTGCTTGGGAGACGGCAACAGAGCTTGTGGAGGACGAGGAATCGAGCATTGTAGTGATGCTTCACACTGGAGGCACTCTTGGGATGTTTGGTCTTGCTCAAAGATATAAATCTTTCTTCACTAACTCGAACGATTAG
- the LOC103875320 gene encoding D-cysteine desulfhydrase 2, mitochondrial isoform X1, whose product MKVQRSTIFAVNAKSNLHHFHSSQAELESVSKLLDRKWGLQSPATPIHRISGIGKLSFLNNTRPRLGDEVSKKRSSFYILRDDLLHPLVNGNKARKLDALLPLLQDHKVTDLVTCGGCQSAHTAAVGKKNSFYVVTAVSCAERGVRSHLLLRGEQPEVLTGYSLVSTMYGNVEYVPRSKYANREEMLRTHADLVAGEDGSVLWVKDLEAMDGFSSSEAASSRKVLIVNEGAGDALALLGMFRLVKYLSEDHLLGKKSRVKFVVDAGTGTSAVGLGVAAMSLGLPWEINAVMLADTLQNYKRHEARLLEEFTRQFLPSIVCSSLDTIKWVERQRPRKFGKVLEGEVEMCRKIAQETGVLVDPMYTLAAWETATELVEDEESSIVVMLHTGGTLGMFGLAQRYKSFFTNSND is encoded by the exons ATGAAGGTCCAACGGTCAACCATTTTCGCAGTCAACGCGAAATCAAACCTCCATCACTTTCACTCCTCTCAG GCTGAGCTCGAGTCCGTGTCGAAGTTACTCGATAGGAAGTGGGGATTACAGAGTCCCGCAACTCCAATTCATCGAATCAGTGGAATCGGCAAACTCTCCTTCTTGAACAACACTCGTCCACGTCTCGGAGACGAAGTCTCTAAAAAAAGATCGTCTTTTTACATTCTGAGAGACGATCTTTTGCATCCTCTTGTCAATGGTAACAAAGCTAGAAAGCTTGATGCTTTGTTACCGCTTCTTCAGGATCATAAAGTCACTGACTTG GTTACGTGTGGAGGTTGTCAAAGCGCACACACAGCTGCTGTTGGTAAAAAAAA TTCTTTCTATGTTGTTACAGCTGTTTCTTGTGCTGAGAGAGGTGTGAGATCACATCTGCTACTGCGTGGAGAGCAGCCTGAGGTTTTGACTGGTTATAGCCTCGTTTCAACTATGTATGGAAACGTTGAGTATGTTCCGAGATCGAAGTATGCGAATAGAGAGGAGATGCTGAGAACTCACGCTGATCTTGTCGCTGGGGAAGACGGTTCTGTGTTATGGGTTAAAGATCTTGAGGCTATGGATGGTTTTTCGAGTTCAGAAGCTGCTTCTTCTAGAAAGGTTTTGATCGTTAATGAAGGCGCAGGAGATGCTCTTGCGTTACTCG GTATGTTTCGGTTAGTGAAGTATTTGTCAGAAGATCATTTACTTGGGAAGAAGAGTCGTGTCAAGTTTGTAGTTGATGCTGGTACGGGAACATCTGCTGTGGGGTTAGGAGTTGCAGCTATGTCTTTGGG GCTTCCCTGGGAGATCAACGCAGTGATGTTAGCTGATACGCTCCAAAACTACAAGAGACATGAAGCTCGCTTGTTAGAAGAGTTTACCAGGCAGTTTCTTCCCTCTATCGTTTGCAGCAGCTTGGATACGATCAAATGGGTAGAACGTCAACGCCCAAGAAA GTTTGGGAAGGTCTTGGAAGGAGAAGTGGAGATGTGTCGGAAGATTGCCCAAGAGACGGGTGTTTTAGTGGATCCCATGTATACTTTAGCTGCTTGGGAGACGGCAACAGAGCTTGTGGAGGACGAGGAATCGAGCATTGTAGTGATGCTTCACACTGGAGGCACTCTTGGGATGTTTGGTCTTGCTCAAAGATATAAATCTTTCTTCACTAACTCGAACGATTAG
- the LOC103875321 gene encoding uncharacterized protein LOC103875321 encodes MARLHVALLLLLFVAVAVSAVDKPSTITSGAPATAPTNVATAATPGAVAGSMGSDSSNANYPPPQPPSGNDATATVGFAYFVAAAMM; translated from the exons ATGGCGCGCCTTCACGTagctctcctcctcctcctctttgtCGCCGTGGCTGTCTCAGCTGTTGATAAACCCTCGACGATCACCTCTGGAGCCCCCGCAACAGCTCCGACCAATGTAGCTACAGCTGCTACTCCCGGAGCAGTCGCTGGATCAATGGGAAGCGATTCTTCGAACGCAAACTATCCGCCACCTCAACCACCTTCCGGAAACGACGCTACCGCCACGGTTGGATTCGCTTATTTTGTAGCTGCTGCGATG ATGTAA
- the LOC103875322 gene encoding ultraviolet-B receptor UVR8, whose product MDATSSGTPGLQYHNIPEQPASPPVKRQKRQCFGDSTTPGEFPLAANPSIVLHVLTECRLDPRDLANLEATCSFFSQPANFAPDCSLSLSELAALDMCNKRVIFKPMNEEEREEMKRRCGGSWKLVLRFLLAGEACCRREKSQAVAGPGHSIAVTSKGEVYTFGYNNSGQLGHGHTDEEARILPVRSLQGIRIIQAAAGAGRTMLISDSGNVYSCGKDSFGEAEYGGQGSKEVTTPQLVTSLKNIFVVQAAIGNFFTAVLSREGKVYTFSWGNDGRLGHQTEANDVEPRPLLGALENVPVVQIAAGYCYLLALACLPNGSMSVYSVGCGLGGKLGHGSKTDEKFPRVIEQFQALNIQPRVVAAGAWHAAVVGQDGRVCTWGWGRYGCLGHGNEECESVPKVVEGLSHVKAVHVATGDYTTFVVSEDGDVYSFGCGESASLGHHIAADEQGNRNGNVLSPAVVTSLKQVKEKMVQISLTNSIYWNAHTFALSESGKLFAFGAGDKGQLGAELGRDQTERCVPEKVNIDLS is encoded by the exons ATGGATGCTACATCGAGTGGAACTCCAGGGCTACAGTATCATAACATACCAGAGCAACCTGCTTCTCCTCCTGTGAAGAGACAAAAACGCCAATGCTTTGGAGACTCAACTACTCCTGGAGAGTTTCCTTTAGCAGCTAATCCTTCCATTGTCCTTCACGTTCTCACTGAATGTAGATTGGATCCTCGTGACCTCGCCAATCTTGAG GCAACGTGTTCGTTCTTTAGCCAGCCAGCGAACTTTGCACCGGACTGTAGCTTATCGCTATCCGAGCTCGCTGCTCTCGACATGTGTAACAAAAGGGTGATTTTCAAACCGATGAATGAAGAAGAACGTGAAGAAATGAAGCGTAGATGCGGAGGGTCATGGAAACTTGTACTTAGGTTTTTGCTGGCTGGTGAAGCGTGTTGTAGAAGAGAGAAGTCTCAAGCTGTTGCTGGTCCTGGTCACAGCATTGCAGTCACTTCGAAAGGAGAAGTTTATACTTTCGGTTATAATAACTCTGGACAGCTAGGACATGGCCATACCGATGAAGAAGCTCGCATTTTGCCCGTCAG ATCATTACAGGGCATCCGGATCATTCAAGCAGCAGCAGGAGCTGGCCGGACAATGCTAATAAGCGACAGTGGAAACGTTTACTCCTGTGGAAAAGATTCGTTCGGTGAAGCTGAATACGGAGGGCAAGGTTCTAAAGAGGTTACAACTCCTCAGCTTGTAACCTCTTTAAAGAACATATTCGTCGTGCAAGCGGCTATTGGGAACTTCTTTACCGCTGTTCTCTCACGAGAAGGGAAGGTCTATACATTCTCCTGGGGAAACGATGGTAGACTCGGACACCAAACCGAGGCTAATGATGTCGAGCCTCGTCCTTTGTTAGGGGCGCTCGAGAATGTACCTGTTGTGCAGATTGCTGCTGGTTATTGCTACCTTCTTGCCTTAGCTTGTCTACCAAATGGCAGCAT GTCGGTTTACTCGGTTGGTTGTGGTTTGGGAGGCAAGCTTGGTCACGGGTCAAAGACTGATGAGAAGTTCCCTCGGGTTATAGAGCAGTTTCAGGCGTTGAACATTCAACCTAGGGTAGTTGCAGCTGGTGCGTGGCATGCGGCGGTGGTAGGTCAAGACGGAAGAGTGTGTACTTGGGGTTGGGGAAGGTACGGTTGCTTAGGACACGGTAACGAGGAGTGTGAATCAGTCCCTAAGGTCGTTGAAGGGCTAAGTCATGTCAAGGCGGTTCATGTCGCAACGGGAGACTACACTACTTTTGTTGTCTCGGAAGATGGAGATGTTTACTCGTTTGGTTGTGGCGAGTCCGCTAGTCTCGGTCACCATATAGCCGCTGATGAACAG GGTAATAGAAATGGGAATGTGCTGAGTCCAGCGGTAGTAACGTCGCTGAAGCAAGTGAAGGAGAAGATGGTTCAGATTAGTCTAACGAACTCTATATATTGGAACGCTCATACGTTTGCGCTCTCGGAATCAGGGAAGCTATTCGCGTTTGGTGCGGGTGATAAGGGTCAGCTTGGAGCAGAGCTTGGTCGTGACCAGACAGAAAGGTGTGTTCCTGAAAAAGTAAATATCGATCTGAGTTAG
- the LOC103875323 gene encoding regulator of G-protein signaling 1 yields the protein MGSGCAKQGGCPSDYFAVVIAVICFFVLLSRSVLPCLIHKAPRTNSSSFWIPVIQVFSSFNLLFSIVMSVNLLQFKSQHWQRYCYLWAVWVEGPLGFGLLMSCRITQAFQLYFIFVKKRLPPVKSYVFLPLVLLPWIFGAAIIHARKPLSNECHLGLQWTFPVAGLHALYVLALAAFTRAVRHVEFRFDELKDLWKGILVSALSVVIWVTAFVLNEILTEISWLQVASRFVLLVTGGVLVVVFFSISSNQPLLSQISLKKKDNFEFQRMSLALGIPDSGLLFRKEEFRPVDPNEPLDKLLLNKRFRQSLMEFADSCYAGETLHFYEEVYEHGKIPEGDSIRRIYMARHIMEKFIVAGGEMEVNVSHKTRQEILTTQDLTHPDLFKNALNEVMQLIKMNLLRDYWSSIYFIKFKEEEGCDKEGWSFSPPRISSVQGSDDPFYQEHLSKSPTSRCTSPG from the exons ATGGGGAGTGGATGCGCTAAACAAGGAGGTTGTCCTAGCGATTACTTCGCCGTTGTCATAGCTGTTATCTGCTTCTTCGT GCTTTTATCTCGATCGGTGTTACCATGTTTGATACACAAGGCTCCTCGTACCAACAGTAGCAGTTTCTGGATCCCTGTCATTCAAGTCTTCTCCAGCTTCAACCTCCTCTTCTCCATTGTG atgtCAGTTAATCTGCTTCAGTTCAAGTCGCAACATTGGCAGCGCTATTGCTATCTTTGGGCAG TGTGGGTGGAAGGACCACTTGGATTCGGTTTGCTCATGAGCTGCCGTATCACTCAGGCCTTTCAACTCTACTTCATATTCGTCAA GAAACGTCTACCACCTGTTAAGTCATACGTCTTTCTCCCCCTTGTTTTGTTGCCATGGATCTTTGGAGCTGCAA TAATCCATGCAAGAAAGCCTCTCAGCAATGAATGCCACTTGGGTCTTCAATGGACTTTCCCAGTTGCAGGCCTTCATGCTCTTTACGTCCTTGCTTTAGCTGCATTCACAAGAGCCGTCCGTCATGTGGAGTTTCGTTTTGATGAGCTTAAAGATCTCTGGAAAGGGATTCTCGTCTCAGCTCTTTCAGTTGTTATATGGGTAACAGCGTTTGTGTTGAATGAGATTCTCACAGAAATCTCTTGGCTTCAAGTCGCTTCAAGATTTGTGCTCTTAGTCACG GGTGGGGTTCTTGTGGTTGTCTTCTTCTCCATCTCGAGCAATCAACCTCTTCTCTCGCAAATCAGCCTTAAGAAGAAAGACAACTTTGAGTTTCAAAGAATGAGTCTAGCTCTAGGGATACCTGATAGCGGTTTGTTGTTTCGAAAGGAGGAGTTTCGACCTGTTGATCCTAATGAGCCGCTTGATAAGCTTCTTCTCAATAAAAGATTTCGCCAATCTCTTATGGAGTTTGCGGATAG CTGCTACGCTGGAGAAACGTTGCATTTCTATGAGGAAGTGTATGAACATGGTAAAATACCTGAAGGTGATTCGATAAGGAGAATCTACATGGCTCGACATATCATGGAGAAGTTCATCGTCGCAG GAGGGGAAATGGAAGTGAACGTATCACATAAAACCAGGCAAGAGATCTTAACCACTCAAGATCTAACTCACCCTGATCTCTTCAAGAACGCATTAAACGAAGTGATGCAATTGATCAAGATG AACTTGTTGAGAGATTACTGGTCATCTATCTACTTCATCAAGTTCAAGGAAGAAGAAGGCTGCGATAAGGAAGGATGGAGTTTCTCTCCTCCAAGGATAAGTTCAGTTCAAGGCTCTGATGATCCTTTCTATCAAGAACATTTGTCAAAGAGTCCCACTTCCAGATGCACTAGTCCCGGTTAA
- the LOC103875324 gene encoding uncharacterized protein LOC103875324: MGFIALQSWSRGASTSLHLLRPVGPNPKLYDAGAVKFDVRASSSRKSRKKQRRESQQGKDIARRSVTETDKGEEVIAQVDDTSTSKDSINVVVADPRDKVLQACTVTSGLMATLGLVIRKASHVASTEGLPIPDCSSEIPFGFETWHLGLIAGTVVLISSSRFLLLKSWPDFADSSEAANQQILTSLEPLDYLVVATLPGLSEEMLFRGALMPLFGTSWVSIVGVGLIFGLLHLGSGRKYSFAAWASVVGIVYGYAAVLSSSLVVPMASHALNNLVGGLLWRYSSSSKLKSLE, encoded by the exons ATGGGTTTCATCGCTCTGCAATCTTGGAGCAGAGGAGCTTCAACTTCTCTTCATCTCCTTCGTCCAG TTGGTCCGAATCCTAAGCTATATGATGCTGGAGCAGTCAAGTTTGATGTAAGAGCCTCTTCGAGTCGTAAATCGCGTAAGAAACAAAGAAGAGAGTCTCAACAAGGTAAAGACATAGCCAGAAGAAGTGTTACTGAAACAGATAAAGGAGAAGAAGTAATAGCTCAAGTTGATGACACTTCTACTTCAAAGGACTCCATCAATGTTGTTGTTGCTGATCCTCGAGACAAAGTGCTTCAAGCTTGCACCGTAACTTCCGGTTTAATGGCTACATTAGGCCTTGTCATCAGGAAG GCGTCTCATGTTGCGTCGACTGAAGGGTTACCAATCCCAGACTGCTCTTCAGAAATACCAT TTGGTTTTGAAACTTGGCATCTCGGTTTAATTGCTGGAACCGTTGTGTTGATATCATCAAGCAGGTTCTTGCTACTAAAGTCTTGGCCAGATTTTGCTGACTCAAGTGAAGCAGCAAACCAACAG ATCCTTACTTCGCTGGAACCTCTAGATTACCTTGTTGTTGCTACTTTACCTGGACTTAGCGAG GAGATGCTGTTTAGAGGTGCGTTGATGCCTTTGTTTGGAACCAGTTGGGTCAGCATTGTTGGAGTTGGACTCATCTTCGGTTTACTTCATCTTGGTAGCGGAAGAAAGTACTCCTTTGCGGCTTG GGCGTCGGTTGTGGGTATAGTATACGGTTACGCAGCGGTTCTGTCGTCGAGTCTTGTCGTTCCGATGGCTTCTCATGCACTCAACAATTTGGTCGGAGGCTTGCTGTGGCGTTATAGTAGCAGTTCCAAGCTCAAGTCATTGGAGTGA